The Chloroflexota bacterium genome window below encodes:
- a CDS encoding aminoglycoside phosphotransferase family protein → MDQRLREVLEYLAKQSLVEPTRWQHWQLTPIAGGANNRVYRAQSTHADYAIKWTIRDERRRAWREYQALQIVAEFDRSLAPQAVWLDEANFAQPVVVQTWIDFPSLTSIPQDSAQWQGLIAHYWALRQITQTSTTLELPKATLNMTSVADGKALIEQHCAKIPTDQLPIAVENLLIWLETWAAPELPCPPMSLCRVDSNWRNFLATPTGFVAVDWENAGWGDPNFDIVDLMTHPAYAEVPTEHWPWFVQAYCGFGNDPQAAQRIEIYRTLMLIWWVVRWQRYLYEVPRGLDERLVQRPPAWLITAQANYQRYLNLAQQAINQWR, encoded by the coding sequence ATGGATCAACGCTTGCGCGAAGTGCTCGAATATTTGGCCAAGCAATCGTTGGTCGAGCCAACTCGTTGGCAGCATTGGCAGTTAACCCCGATTGCTGGTGGCGCGAACAATCGGGTCTATCGAGCGCAATCTACCCATGCCGATTATGCGATTAAGTGGACGATTCGTGATGAGCGTCGCCGCGCATGGCGTGAGTATCAAGCGCTCCAGATAGTGGCTGAGTTTGATCGTTCGCTGGCTCCGCAGGCAGTTTGGCTTGATGAAGCCAATTTTGCCCAGCCAGTTGTGGTGCAAACCTGGATCGATTTTCCATCGTTGACGAGCATTCCCCAGGATTCGGCTCAATGGCAAGGCTTAATTGCCCACTACTGGGCGCTTCGCCAAATAACCCAAACATCAACCACGCTTGAACTACCCAAAGCAACCCTCAATATGACCAGTGTGGCTGATGGCAAGGCTTTGATCGAGCAACATTGCGCCAAAATTCCGACTGATCAATTGCCGATTGCGGTCGAAAATCTATTAATCTGGCTAGAAACTTGGGCTGCACCTGAGTTGCCTTGCCCGCCAATGAGTTTATGTCGGGTTGACAGCAATTGGCGCAATTTTTTGGCAACACCCACAGGCTTTGTCGCGGTCGATTGGGAAAACGCAGGCTGGGGCGATCCAAACTTTGATATTGTTGATCTGATGACCCATCCGGCCTATGCTGAGGTGCCGACTGAGCATTGGCCTTGGTTTGTGCAGGCCTATTGTGGCTTTGGCAACGACCCACAGGCTGCCCAGCGAATTGAGATTTATCGCACGTTGATGCTGATTTGGTGGGTTGTGCGTTGGCAACGGTATCTCTATGAAGTGCCACGCGGCTTGGATGAGCGACTGGTACAACGCCCGCCAGCTTGGTTGATTACGGCTCAAGCCAATTATCAACGCTATTTAAATCTAGCCCAACAGGCTATCAATCAATGGAGGTAA
- a CDS encoding DUF1801 domain-containing protein, which produces MQSKATTVEQYLAELAPERYSVIEPVRQLILQHLPEGYVETCNWGMLSYEIPLERFPNTYNRQPLSYVALAAQKNYNSLYLMPVAYDEPYAAWLQQQFSQAGKKFDMGKSCLRFRKFEDLLPDVLAQVIQRYSVDDYIGYYRAMRG; this is translated from the coding sequence ATGCAAAGCAAAGCTACGACTGTCGAGCAATATCTGGCAGAGTTGGCTCCTGAGCGCTACAGCGTGATCGAGCCAGTGCGCCAATTGATCTTGCAGCATTTGCCCGAGGGCTATGTTGAAACCTGCAATTGGGGCATGTTGAGCTATGAAATACCCTTGGAGCGCTTTCCCAATACCTACAATCGCCAACCGTTGAGCTATGTCGCTTTGGCCGCCCAGAAAAATTATAATTCGTTATATCTAATGCCTGTCGCCTACGATGAACCCTATGCGGCGTGGTTGCAGCAGCAATTTAGCCAAGCAGGCAAAAAATTCGATATGGGCAAATCGTGTTTGCGCTTTCGCAAATTCGAAGATTTGCTGCCCGATGTGCTAGCCCAAGTCATTCAGCGCTATTCGGTTGACGACTATATTGGCTATTATCGGGCGATGCGAGGATAA
- the rplI gene encoding 50S ribosomal protein L9: MKVLLIQDVEHLGTAGDIKEVSGGYGRNYLLPKKLAVFATPGLIKQAEERLAKQRKLEAKQREELRGLADSINGVTLKFVTKVGEQDRLYGSVTSSDIAEKLQAAIGQEVDRRKIQLDEPIKRTGVYSIGVRLLAGLEPHINVVVEGENGEGSVQPAAEAAEVASTEA, translated from the coding sequence GTGAAGGTTCTGTTGATTCAAGATGTCGAACACCTTGGTACTGCGGGCGACATCAAAGAAGTATCTGGTGGCTACGGTCGCAATTATTTATTGCCAAAGAAGCTGGCTGTGTTTGCAACACCTGGTTTGATCAAGCAAGCTGAAGAACGCTTGGCCAAACAACGCAAACTCGAAGCTAAACAACGTGAAGAATTACGCGGTTTGGCCGACAGCATCAATGGCGTAACCTTGAAGTTCGTCACCAAAGTGGGCGAACAAGATCGCTTGTATGGTTCAGTAACCAGCTCAGACATTGCTGAAAAATTGCAAGCAGCCATCGGTCAAGAAGTTGATCGCCGCAAAATCCAACTCGACGAGCCAATCAAGCGCACTGGTGTGTATTCAATCGGCGTGCGGTTGCTCGCTGGTCTCGAACCACACATCAATGTGGTGGTCGAAGGTGAAAATGGTGAAGGTAGTGTTCAGCCCGCAGCCGAAGCTGCCGAAGTTGCGAGCACCGAAGCCTAG
- the dnaB gene encoding replicative DNA helicase codes for MDKSLPADINAERATLGSILLDRDAIIPVAPWLASDYFYLEKHGLVFNAQVACYNRRVPPDLVNVTDELRRKDQLEVVGGVQYLLELSNSVPTSVHVEYYARIVERTALLRRLIIAGGKIAALGYDETQELEAALDQAESELFAVSQRRTTDGFIHIGAVVDSFFDQISQMQERGGEVVGLKTGFSDFDKLTGGLQRSDLLILAARPATGKTSLALNIAYNAAKESEACVAIFSLEMSRDQLMQRILATETGVDMQKLRTGQIRDSDLQLLTEALGKLSTMSIYIDDSPGASIMDVRSKCRRLQAEAGIDLIIIDYLQLMQGGGKRDGNRVQEISEISRGLKALAREINVPVIALSQLSRAVESRTTHVPMLSDLRESGCLTGDTQIYLPDQGHYVRIDQLVGQQGFNVLALNQATWKLESRPVTNAFTTGTKPVFKLRTKLGRSIRATANHKFLTIDGWQRLDQLHQTSQIAISQEIAHELGSTSQPTAIEWETIISIEPDGVEPVYDLTVDMLHNFVANNIIVHNSIEQDADIVMFIYREELYDPETDKKGIAEIHLAKHRNGPTGIVPLRFFRSTTKFSNLETYRQPEGY; via the coding sequence ATGGATAAGTCGTTACCCGCCGATATTAACGCCGAACGTGCCACCCTTGGTTCGATTTTGCTTGATCGTGATGCAATTATTCCAGTTGCACCTTGGCTTGCTAGCGACTATTTTTATCTTGAAAAGCATGGCTTAGTTTTTAATGCCCAAGTGGCCTGTTACAACCGCCGTGTGCCACCCGATTTGGTCAATGTTACCGATGAGCTACGCCGCAAAGATCAATTAGAGGTCGTCGGCGGGGTTCAGTATTTGCTTGAGCTTTCAAATAGTGTGCCAACCTCGGTGCACGTTGAATATTATGCCCGCATCGTTGAACGCACCGCACTATTGCGTCGTTTGATCATCGCTGGCGGCAAGATTGCGGCCCTCGGTTATGACGAAACTCAAGAGCTTGAGGCCGCGCTCGATCAGGCCGAATCAGAGTTATTTGCGGTTTCGCAGCGCCGCACCACCGATGGCTTTATTCATATTGGCGCAGTCGTCGATAGTTTCTTCGACCAAATTAGCCAAATGCAGGAGCGCGGCGGCGAAGTTGTGGGCCTCAAAACAGGCTTTAGCGATTTTGATAAATTAACTGGTGGCTTGCAACGCTCCGACTTGTTGATTTTGGCGGCGCGGCCAGCCACTGGCAAAACCAGTTTGGCCTTGAATATTGCCTACAACGCCGCCAAGGAATCGGAGGCCTGCGTAGCGATTTTTAGCCTTGAAATGAGTCGTGATCAGCTGATGCAGCGGATTTTGGCCACCGAAACTGGCGTGGATATGCAAAAACTGCGTACCGGCCAAATTCGCGATAGTGATTTGCAGTTGCTGACTGAGGCGCTTGGTAAGCTCTCCACCATGTCAATTTATATCGATGATTCACCTGGGGCCAGCATTATGGATGTGCGCTCCAAATGTCGGCGCTTGCAAGCCGAGGCGGGCATCGATCTGATTATCATCGATTATTTGCAGTTGATGCAGGGCGGCGGCAAACGCGATGGCAACCGTGTTCAAGAAATTAGCGAAATTAGCCGTGGCCTCAAGGCCTTGGCCCGCGAAATCAATGTGCCAGTGATTGCGCTCTCGCAGCTTTCGCGGGCCGTCGAAAGCCGCACCACCCACGTTCCCATGCTCTCCGATTTGCGCGAATCGGGGTGTCTCACAGGCGATACCCAAATCTATTTGCCTGATCAAGGTCATTATGTCCGAATCGATCAATTAGTTGGGCAACAAGGCTTTAACGTTCTAGCGCTGAATCAAGCAACTTGGAAGCTAGAATCACGGCCTGTTACCAATGCCTTTACAACTGGCACAAAGCCTGTTTTTAAACTCCGTACTAAGCTAGGGCGCAGTATTCGCGCCACAGCTAACCATAAATTTTTAACCATTGATGGTTGGCAACGGCTTGATCAATTGCATCAAACCAGTCAAATTGCCATCTCACAGGAAATTGCCCATGAATTGGGTAGCACCAGCCAGCCAACAGCAATTGAATGGGAAACAATCATCAGCATCGAGCCTGATGGCGTTGAGCCAGTTTATGATTTGACTGTGGATATGCTCCATAATTTTGTGGCAAATAACATCATTGTGCATAACAGTATCGAGCAAGATGCGGATATTGTAATGTTTATTTATCGTGAAGAACTGTATGATCCCGAAACAGATAAGAAGGGCATCGCCGAAATTCACCTCGCCAAGCACCGTAACGGCCCAACCGGAATCGTGCCCTTGCGCTTTTTTCGCTCAACAACTAAATTTTCCAATTTAGAGACCTATCGCCAACCTGAAGGCTACTAA
- a CDS encoding putative DNA binding domain-containing protein: MLEQLLENGESEMLACFRERFRPEDLAETLVAFANGGGGSAVIGISGRVRPKVEGVQDIQAAEEAALEAALACTPPLVLPLPQQITSNQQTVLLIEVPPGLPNVYSLHGKYLRREGPSNAPIPPNALRQLLIERGEVGWERVRPENVTMGDLSEMKIQSYVARIGPPADVDPMGWLYRRGCLVRDTQANYQPTNAGMLLFSITTERDYPQCELTLVRYTGNEMSDEFERVDIRTTLPDQVRRAELWLGEHMRRGSRMVGLEREDWTEYPPAAVREALVNAVAHRDYTVRGEGIRIAMFVDRLEVYSPGRLPGHVTIDNIAAERFSRNETLVQVLADLGLIERLGYGIDRMQRQMADAGLPPPEFRETAAGFLVTLRNKGMNVANNSIIDTAKWEALGLNERQIGALVFLTENRRITNRDLQDLSPDVSPETIRRDLSDLVDRGLILKIGQKRATYYILR, encoded by the coding sequence ATGCTTGAACAGTTACTTGAAAACGGCGAAAGCGAAATGCTGGCCTGCTTCCGTGAACGGTTTCGGCCTGAAGATTTGGCTGAAACTTTAGTGGCTTTTGCTAATGGCGGTGGTGGCAGCGCAGTCATTGGCATCAGTGGGCGGGTCAGGCCTAAAGTCGAGGGTGTTCAAGATATTCAAGCAGCAGAAGAAGCAGCTTTAGAGGCAGCGCTGGCTTGCACGCCGCCGCTGGTTTTGCCTCTGCCCCAACAAATTACCAGCAATCAACAAACCGTCTTGTTGATCGAGGTTCCGCCTGGTTTGCCCAATGTCTACAGTTTACATGGCAAATATTTACGCCGCGAAGGCCCGAGCAATGCGCCAATTCCGCCCAATGCTTTGCGCCAATTGCTGATCGAGCGTGGCGAGGTTGGTTGGGAGCGCGTGCGGCCCGAAAACGTCACAATGGGCGATCTGAGCGAGATGAAAATTCAATCGTATGTGGCCCGCATTGGTCCGCCCGCCGATGTTGACCCCATGGGTTGGCTCTATCGGCGTGGCTGCCTCGTTCGCGATACCCAAGCCAACTATCAACCAACCAATGCTGGCATGTTGCTGTTCAGCATCACCACCGAGCGCGATTATCCCCAATGCGAACTGACCTTGGTACGCTACACGGGCAACGAGATGAGCGATGAATTCGAGCGGGTCGATATTCGCACAACCTTACCCGACCAAGTGCGTCGCGCCGAGCTTTGGCTGGGTGAACATATGCGGCGCGGTTCGCGCATGGTTGGCCTCGAACGCGAAGATTGGACGGAATATCCGCCAGCCGCGGTGCGTGAAGCCTTGGTTAATGCCGTGGCCCACCGCGATTACACCGTGCGCGGCGAGGGTATTCGCATTGCCATGTTTGTTGATCGCCTAGAAGTCTATAGTCCAGGTCGCTTGCCAGGCCACGTAACGATCGATAATATCGCTGCTGAGCGGTTTAGCCGTAACGAAACATTGGTGCAAGTGCTGGCCGATTTGGGCTTGATCGAACGGCTCGGCTATGGCATCGATCGGATGCAGCGCCAAATGGCCGATGCTGGCTTGCCACCGCCCGAATTTCGCGAAACCGCTGCGGGATTTTTGGTAACCCTGCGCAACAAAGGCATGAACGTCGCCAATAATTCCATCATCGATACGGCAAAATGGGAAGCTTTGGGCTTGAACGAACGCCAAATCGGAGCCTTGGTCTTTTTAACTGAAAATCGCCGCATCACCAACCGCGATTTGCAAGACCTTAGCCCCGATGTTTCGCCCGAAACCATTCGCCGCGATCTCTCGGATTTGGTCGATCGGGGCTTGATTTTGAAGATCGGCCAAAAACGCGCAACCTACTATATTTTGCGCTAG
- a CDS encoding PAS domain S-box protein, whose amino-acid sequence MAQDPPSSVDLAARLAQLERENRILQAMLDTVPDAIVFKNADLTIEYANRAFREWFGLPLEQFHVADDRSGDDAYASEYQSHDRQVLRSGLGSEFEERSNAPDGSLITTRSIKQPVREANQVIGLVAVLRDVTSAAQASRSLTETQARLSRIISNVPGMVFQFVLHPDGTSEFPYVSEGIRQAFGIDPERLTSERDALYNWIHPEDQPEFIRSFVESGQLLEPWQWEGRVVYDGVVRWVRGASRPTRTEAGDILWDGVLMDITLQRENEAALRRLQNRLQQFLDATPVGLYVVEPDGKPYYANAKAQELLGQQVMLPVSQQTETYRTYKIGSETLYPREELPTQRALKGEMVHLDDLEFRYADRPATAIEVYARPIYDPNDQIEYAIATFFDITERRQIAQELFDWRQRFDLIMSTVELVMYDYDVTNNKIEWSDSVTKILGYPKAEFSLSLDAWAAGLHPDDAPEALRMLEIAQENCSTYAVEYRFLHHSGHWLWLLDRGFFIPNNDGVAIRMLGLVQDITERKQAEVMREQMQGQIIEAQAAALRELSTPLIPINDRTVIMPLIGSIDSARATQIVESLLQGVSQMNAGVVILDLTGVPVVDTQVASALLQAARAVRLLGAEVVLTGIRPEIAQTLVSLGISLGDVVTLSNLQSGIERALNRRLS is encoded by the coding sequence ATGGCCCAAGACCCGCCTTCATCTGTCGATTTAGCTGCTCGGCTGGCTCAGCTTGAACGTGAAAATCGCATTTTACAGGCCATGCTCGACACGGTGCCTGATGCGATTGTGTTTAAAAATGCTGATCTCACGATTGAGTATGCCAATCGCGCTTTTCGCGAATGGTTTGGCTTGCCGCTTGAGCAGTTTCATGTAGCCGATGATCGTTCGGGCGATGATGCCTATGCCTCAGAATATCAAAGCCACGATCGCCAAGTTTTGCGCAGTGGCCTTGGCAGCGAGTTTGAAGAGCGCTCGAATGCGCCCGATGGCTCGTTGATTACCACCCGTAGCATCAAACAACCAGTGCGTGAGGCCAACCAAGTCATTGGTTTGGTGGCAGTGTTGCGCGATGTCACCAGCGCGGCCCAAGCTTCGCGCTCACTGACCGAAACCCAAGCCCGACTTTCACGGATTATCTCGAATGTGCCTGGCATGGTTTTTCAGTTTGTGCTGCATCCCGATGGCACAAGCGAGTTTCCCTACGTGAGCGAGGGCATTCGCCAAGCCTTTGGGATTGATCCAGAACGCCTGACTTCGGAGCGCGATGCCCTTTATAACTGGATTCACCCCGAAGATCAGCCAGAATTTATTCGTTCATTTGTCGAATCGGGGCAACTGCTCGAGCCATGGCAATGGGAAGGTCGAGTGGTCTATGATGGCGTTGTGCGCTGGGTACGCGGTGCTTCGCGGCCAACTCGCACCGAGGCTGGCGATATTTTGTGGGATGGCGTGTTGATGGATATTACCTTGCAACGCGAAAATGAAGCTGCGTTGCGCCGCCTGCAAAATCGTTTGCAACAATTTCTCGATGCCACGCCTGTTGGGTTGTATGTGGTCGAGCCTGATGGTAAGCCCTATTATGCCAATGCCAAAGCCCAAGAGTTGCTCGGCCAACAAGTGATGCTGCCAGTCAGCCAGCAAACCGAGACCTATCGCACCTACAAAATTGGCAGCGAAACGCTTTATCCGCGCGAAGAGTTGCCAACCCAACGCGCCCTCAAGGGCGAAATGGTGCACCTTGATGATCTCGAATTTCGTTATGCTGATAGACCTGCAACCGCGATTGAGGTTTATGCTCGCCCGATTTACGACCCCAATGATCAAATTGAATATGCCATCGCGACCTTTTTCGATATTACCGAGCGCCGCCAAATTGCCCAAGAGCTGTTCGATTGGCGGCAACGCTTCGATTTGATCATGTCAACTGTCGAGTTGGTGATGTACGATTACGATGTTACCAACAATAAAATTGAATGGAGCGATTCGGTCACCAAGATTTTGGGCTATCCCAAGGCCGAATTTAGCCTGAGCCTTGATGCATGGGCTGCTGGTTTACACCCCGACGATGCGCCAGAAGCCTTACGCATGCTCGAAATTGCCCAAGAAAATTGTAGTACCTACGCGGTTGAATATCGCTTTTTACACCATTCTGGTCATTGGCTCTGGCTCTTAGATCGTGGTTTCTTTATTCCAAACAACGATGGTGTGGCAATCCGTATGTTGGGCTTGGTGCAAGATATTACTGAACGCAAACAAGCTGAAGTGATGCGCGAACAAATGCAGGGTCAAATTATTGAAGCTCAAGCTGCCGCGCTACGCGAACTTTCCACGCCATTAATCCCAATCAACGATCGCACGGTAATTATGCCGTTGATTGGCTCGATTGATTCGGCACGGGCGACCCAAATTGTCGAATCGTTGCTGCAAGGTGTGAGCCAAATGAATGCTGGCGTGGTGATTCTCGACTTAACTGGGGTTCCAGTCGTCGATACCCAAGTGGCTAGTGCTTTGTTGCAAGCGGCGCGGGCGGTGCGTTTGCTGGGCGCTGAGGTGGTATTAACCGGAATTCGCCCAGAAATTGCTCAAACTTTGGTTAGCTTGGGCATTAGTTTGGGTGATGTTGTGACCTTGAGCAATTTGCAAAGTGGGATCGAACGCGCCTTGAATCGACGTTTATCCTAA
- a CDS encoding lysophospholipid acyltransferase family protein: MYQLLAHLTAHPQRLARVRRFGGWLPQQLIIALTWPLALGLYWGVPRLRRHLQRNLVYVLIDGSWLWRTGICVRYLQHLLLLLYEVMIGIDRLAAEQVVLEGVEHIETALAQGRGVILYTPHQGNFFYSYWRLAQHYNCLTVGTAGSPELRPLYEHFNRLGCAGFDYDATSPRELIRGLRQHLKANGVVFLLGDFWRPNFPEASFFGLQSRTPQGAATFALEDNVPIVPCYSVREGHRHRLICEEAVHLGRSFSRQQRREATDELNEWMASVISDNPSQWLYWFNCQERWEGHDLRLQEQSVGQVLHA; this comes from the coding sequence ATGTATCAATTGCTGGCTCATTTGACCGCCCACCCTCAACGCTTGGCGCGAGTACGGCGTTTTGGTGGTTGGCTGCCGCAACAACTGATTATTGCGTTGACATGGCCATTAGCCTTGGGTTTGTATTGGGGCGTGCCGCGCTTACGCCGCCATTTGCAACGCAACTTGGTGTATGTGCTGATCGATGGTTCGTGGCTGTGGCGCACCGGCATTTGTGTGCGCTATCTGCAACATCTGCTGTTATTGCTCTATGAAGTGATGATCGGGATTGATCGCTTGGCGGCGGAGCAGGTGGTGCTTGAAGGCGTTGAACATATTGAAACGGCACTGGCCCAAGGGCGTGGCGTGATTCTCTACACGCCGCATCAAGGCAATTTCTTCTATAGCTACTGGCGTTTGGCTCAACACTACAATTGTTTGACGGTTGGTACAGCGGGCAGCCCTGAGTTGCGCCCACTCTACGAGCATTTCAATCGCTTGGGCTGTGCAGGCTTTGATTACGATGCAACGTCGCCGCGTGAGTTGATTCGGGGTTTGCGCCAGCATCTCAAAGCCAATGGCGTGGTCTTTTTGCTGGGCGATTTTTGGCGACCGAATTTTCCTGAGGCCAGCTTTTTTGGCTTGCAATCACGCACACCCCAAGGCGCGGCAACCTTTGCGCTAGAAGATAATGTGCCAATTGTGCCATGCTACAGCGTGCGTGAAGGCCACCGCCATCGCCTCATTTGCGAAGAAGCTGTGCATCTGGGGCGAAGTTTTAGCCGCCAACAACGCCGCGAGGCCACCGATGAACTCAATGAGTGGATGGCCTCGGTAATTAGTGATAATCCCAGTCAATGGTTGTATTGGTTCAATTGCCAAGAGCGTTGGGAAGGCCATGACCTGCGTTTGCAAGAGCAAAGTGTCGGCCAGGTGCTGCACGCCTAG
- a CDS encoding intradiol ring-cleavage dioxygenase, whose product MDNDDIPVGRILSRREALKLFSAVGAGMMLAACGSQSSTATTAPAATATTGTSAATAVPTATTAATSIASLPSCVVKPEMTVGPYFVDEQLNRSDIRSEPSDNSLRAGVPLTLNINVSQISSNACTALAGAMVDIWQCDAEGIYSGVTDAGFQTEGLKFLRGYQITDANGDASFTTIFPGWYQGRTVHIHVKIRTTSSTNEAYEFTSQFYFDTTLTNEILANAPYKAGSQRDTTNENDMHYANGGEQMLLSLSKTNDGYTAGFPIALDLSDAETGQADRFEQMQAPPR is encoded by the coding sequence ATGGACAATGATGATATTCCAGTAGGCCGAATTTTAAGCCGCCGCGAGGCGCTCAAGCTTTTTTCAGCGGTTGGCGCAGGCATGATGTTGGCCGCCTGTGGGAGCCAAAGCTCAACCGCAACCACCGCACCAGCAGCCACCGCCACAACTGGCACAAGCGCCGCAACCGCTGTACCAACTGCCACCACTGCCGCAACCAGCATTGCCAGTTTGCCATCGTGTGTGGTCAAACCCGAGATGACAGTTGGGCCATATTTTGTCGATGAACAACTCAATCGCTCGGATATTCGCAGCGAGCCATCGGATAATTCGCTACGAGCAGGCGTGCCGCTGACCCTCAATATCAACGTTTCGCAAATTAGCAGCAACGCTTGTACGGCCTTGGCGGGGGCGATGGTCGATATTTGGCAATGCGATGCAGAAGGAATTTATTCGGGGGTGACTGATGCAGGCTTTCAAACTGAGGGCTTAAAGTTTTTGCGCGGCTACCAAATAACCGATGCCAATGGCGATGCCAGCTTTACCACAATCTTTCCAGGCTGGTATCAAGGGCGCACCGTGCATATTCACGTCAAAATTCGCACTACCAGCAGCACCAACGAAGCCTATGAATTTACTTCGCAATTTTATTTCGATACTACCTTGACCAATGAAATTTTGGCAAATGCACCCTACAAAGCTGGCAGCCAACGTGATACCACCAACGAAAACGATATGCACTACGCCAATGGTGGCGAGCAAATGCTACTTAGCTTAAGTAAAACTAACGATGGCTACACCGCTGGCTTTCCAATCGCGCTCGATTTGAGCGACGCTGAAACAGGCCAAGCTGATCGGTTTGAGCAAATGCAAGCTCCGCCACGCTAA